A DNA window from Mya arenaria isolate MELC-2E11 chromosome 17, ASM2691426v1 contains the following coding sequences:
- the LOC128223155 gene encoding uncharacterized protein LOC128223155 isoform X3, giving the protein MDAKQLCTSMDETGWLSILDNTSDSQPLSLKLTTENIHDVAVMVKKVVIFLTNGLDHRMIMLTYSLMKCSDVRSKVTIYFSDSQCKETRENRNRLIRSVTHGLKSQRIVSSLIAKLTLSAFQWKSGIDICVNTHYDVYPSWISSCCLIAPGKFLLVDNGNSCVKVLDAFDNCIAFQLPFVERPVVACAFFQGQVAVTVPVSNSIFILCLKKYKLYRTHQIHTSHRYHSIAFNPDCLYGLYNDSDKCIKVNVLNPQGELLQTITTTINIRDAAIPLMFVTVSTSDTLKPCMFVSYSLTDTILRISLDGTKVNEYRHSSLSQTTGTTDVGYGRILVCSSGNNSIVLLSGKNACQTILSEDDGIRHPRTIAYCPESGKMIVGTDQNVRLFNVMN; this is encoded by the exons ATGGATGCAAAACAACTATGCACTTCTATGGACGAAACAGGTTGGCTCAGCATATTGGATAACACTAGTGACAGCCAACCACTCAGTTTGAAATTGACGACAGAAAACATACACGATGTTGCTGTTATGGTCAAAAAAGTGGTGATTTTCCTAACAAATGGTTTGGATCACAGGATGATTATGCTAACATACAGTCTTATGAAGTGCAGTGACGTTAGGTCAAAGGTAACCATATATTTCAGCGATTCGCAATGCAAAGAGACCAGAGAAAACAGAAACAGATTAATACGGTCTGTTACGCATGGTCTGAAGTCACAAAGAATAGTTTCTTCACTGATTg cgAAGCTTACTTTGTCTGCCTTTCAATGGAAATCGGGAATTGACATTTGCGTAAACACTCACTATGACGTATACCCTTCTTGGATATCAAGTTGCTGCCTTATTGCCCCTGGGAAGTTTCTTCTTGTGGATAACGGAAATTCATGTGTAAAAGTGTTGGACGCCTTTGACAATTGCATCGCATTTCAATTGCCTTTTGTTGAACGTCCAGTGGTGGCCTGTGCGTTTTTTCAAGGACAAGTGGCAGTAACTGTTCCTGTCAGTAATTCAATCTTCATTCTGTGtcttaagaaatataaattataccGCACACACCAAATTCATACCAGCCACCGGTATCACAGCATTGCTTTCAATCCAGACTGCCTGTATGGTCTGTATAACGATAGTGATAAATGTATTAAAGTAAACGTTTTAAATCCTCAGGGGGAATTGCTTCAAACAATCACAACTACCATCAATATAAGGGATGCTGCCATTCCTCTTATGTTTGTAACTGTCAGTACTAGCGATACCCTGAAGCCTTGTATGTTTGTATCGTATAGTTTAACCGATACAATACTGCGGATAAGTCTAGACGGGACAAAAGTAAATGAATACCGCCATTCAAGCCTTTCACAAACGACCGGGACAACAGACGTTGGCTATGGACGGATACTGGTCTGTAGTTCTGGCAACAATAGCATCGTGCTTTTATCGGGAAAGAATGCCTGCCAAACAATACTCAGTGAGGACGACGGAATCAGGCACCCACGAACAATAGCCTACTGCCCTGAGAGTGGGAAAATGATAGTTGGCACAGATCAAAATGTGAGATTGTTTAATGTCATGAACTAA
- the LOC128223155 gene encoding uncharacterized protein LOC128223155 isoform X1 — translation MSVYGGSTADLDGWYQLCERKPSLALVLCKDRDLMDAKQLCTSMDETGWLSILDNTSDSQPLSLKLTTENIHDVAVMVKKVVIFLTNGLDHRMIMLTYSLMKCSDVRSKVTIYFSDSQCKETRENRNRLIRSVTHGLKSQRIVSSLIAKLTLSAFQWKSGIDICVNTHYDVYPSWISSCCLIAPGKFLLVDNGNSCVKVLDAFDNCIAFQLPFVERPVVACAFFQGQVAVTVPVSNSIFILCLKKYKLYRTHQIHTSHRYHSIAFNPDCLYGLYNDSDKCIKVNVLNPQGELLQTITTTINIRDAAIPLMFVTVSTSDTLKPCMFVSYSLTDTILRISLDGTKVNEYRHSSLSQTTGTTDVGYGRILVCSSGNNSIVLLSGKNACQTILSEDDGIRHPRTIAYCPESGKMIVGTDQNVRLFNVMN, via the exons AAAGAAAACCTTCTTTAGCCCTTGTACTATGTAAGGACAGGGATCTGATGGATGCAAAACAACTATGCACTTCTATGGACGAAACAGGTTGGCTCAGCATATTGGATAACACTAGTGACAGCCAACCACTCAGTTTGAAATTGACGACAGAAAACATACACGATGTTGCTGTTATGGTCAAAAAAGTGGTGATTTTCCTAACAAATGGTTTGGATCACAGGATGATTATGCTAACATACAGTCTTATGAAGTGCAGTGACGTTAGGTCAAAGGTAACCATATATTTCAGCGATTCGCAATGCAAAGAGACCAGAGAAAACAGAAACAGATTAATACGGTCTGTTACGCATGGTCTGAAGTCACAAAGAATAGTTTCTTCACTGATTg cgAAGCTTACTTTGTCTGCCTTTCAATGGAAATCGGGAATTGACATTTGCGTAAACACTCACTATGACGTATACCCTTCTTGGATATCAAGTTGCTGCCTTATTGCCCCTGGGAAGTTTCTTCTTGTGGATAACGGAAATTCATGTGTAAAAGTGTTGGACGCCTTTGACAATTGCATCGCATTTCAATTGCCTTTTGTTGAACGTCCAGTGGTGGCCTGTGCGTTTTTTCAAGGACAAGTGGCAGTAACTGTTCCTGTCAGTAATTCAATCTTCATTCTGTGtcttaagaaatataaattataccGCACACACCAAATTCATACCAGCCACCGGTATCACAGCATTGCTTTCAATCCAGACTGCCTGTATGGTCTGTATAACGATAGTGATAAATGTATTAAAGTAAACGTTTTAAATCCTCAGGGGGAATTGCTTCAAACAATCACAACTACCATCAATATAAGGGATGCTGCCATTCCTCTTATGTTTGTAACTGTCAGTACTAGCGATACCCTGAAGCCTTGTATGTTTGTATCGTATAGTTTAACCGATACAATACTGCGGATAAGTCTAGACGGGACAAAAGTAAATGAATACCGCCATTCAAGCCTTTCACAAACGACCGGGACAACAGACGTTGGCTATGGACGGATACTGGTCTGTAGTTCTGGCAACAATAGCATCGTGCTTTTATCGGGAAAGAATGCCTGCCAAACAATACTCAGTGAGGACGACGGAATCAGGCACCCACGAACAATAGCCTACTGCCCTGAGAGTGGGAAAATGATAGTTGGCACAGATCAAAATGTGAGATTGTTTAATGTCATGAACTAA
- the LOC128223155 gene encoding uncharacterized protein LOC128223155 isoform X2, giving the protein MGNVVQGTKFKRKPSLALVLCKDRDLMDAKQLCTSMDETGWLSILDNTSDSQPLSLKLTTENIHDVAVMVKKVVIFLTNGLDHRMIMLTYSLMKCSDVRSKVTIYFSDSQCKETRENRNRLIRSVTHGLKSQRIVSSLIAKLTLSAFQWKSGIDICVNTHYDVYPSWISSCCLIAPGKFLLVDNGNSCVKVLDAFDNCIAFQLPFVERPVVACAFFQGQVAVTVPVSNSIFILCLKKYKLYRTHQIHTSHRYHSIAFNPDCLYGLYNDSDKCIKVNVLNPQGELLQTITTTINIRDAAIPLMFVTVSTSDTLKPCMFVSYSLTDTILRISLDGTKVNEYRHSSLSQTTGTTDVGYGRILVCSSGNNSIVLLSGKNACQTILSEDDGIRHPRTIAYCPESGKMIVGTDQNVRLFNVMN; this is encoded by the exons AAAGAAAACCTTCTTTAGCCCTTGTACTATGTAAGGACAGGGATCTGATGGATGCAAAACAACTATGCACTTCTATGGACGAAACAGGTTGGCTCAGCATATTGGATAACACTAGTGACAGCCAACCACTCAGTTTGAAATTGACGACAGAAAACATACACGATGTTGCTGTTATGGTCAAAAAAGTGGTGATTTTCCTAACAAATGGTTTGGATCACAGGATGATTATGCTAACATACAGTCTTATGAAGTGCAGTGACGTTAGGTCAAAGGTAACCATATATTTCAGCGATTCGCAATGCAAAGAGACCAGAGAAAACAGAAACAGATTAATACGGTCTGTTACGCATGGTCTGAAGTCACAAAGAATAGTTTCTTCACTGATTg cgAAGCTTACTTTGTCTGCCTTTCAATGGAAATCGGGAATTGACATTTGCGTAAACACTCACTATGACGTATACCCTTCTTGGATATCAAGTTGCTGCCTTATTGCCCCTGGGAAGTTTCTTCTTGTGGATAACGGAAATTCATGTGTAAAAGTGTTGGACGCCTTTGACAATTGCATCGCATTTCAATTGCCTTTTGTTGAACGTCCAGTGGTGGCCTGTGCGTTTTTTCAAGGACAAGTGGCAGTAACTGTTCCTGTCAGTAATTCAATCTTCATTCTGTGtcttaagaaatataaattataccGCACACACCAAATTCATACCAGCCACCGGTATCACAGCATTGCTTTCAATCCAGACTGCCTGTATGGTCTGTATAACGATAGTGATAAATGTATTAAAGTAAACGTTTTAAATCCTCAGGGGGAATTGCTTCAAACAATCACAACTACCATCAATATAAGGGATGCTGCCATTCCTCTTATGTTTGTAACTGTCAGTACTAGCGATACCCTGAAGCCTTGTATGTTTGTATCGTATAGTTTAACCGATACAATACTGCGGATAAGTCTAGACGGGACAAAAGTAAATGAATACCGCCATTCAAGCCTTTCACAAACGACCGGGACAACAGACGTTGGCTATGGACGGATACTGGTCTGTAGTTCTGGCAACAATAGCATCGTGCTTTTATCGGGAAAGAATGCCTGCCAAACAATACTCAGTGAGGACGACGGAATCAGGCACCCACGAACAATAGCCTACTGCCCTGAGAGTGGGAAAATGATAGTTGGCACAGATCAAAATGTGAGATTGTTTAATGTCATGAACTAA